GTTGGATCACGATTGCGGCGTTTGCAATGTCGACCATCCAGCATGGGTTGTAGAAGCCGAACCCAGCGAGGAGGTTTTTGGGTGCCATATCGCCAAAGGCTGCGTAGCCCATGCACCCACAGATCATGTAGAAAAGGGTTGTGGCTGCTATGCTGATAAGACTGGCCTTCTTCGTCATCTTTGATTCAGATGGAGAGGACCGGATGGTGTCCTAAAACAAATATAAACTcatcatgtcaatgatttcaaTTCATCAGAACTATTAACCATCACTAGTACTTTCTTGTGTCATGCATTTGAGAGAGCTCTGCTCACCTGAACTTCAAAGAAGATAAGGAAGTACGAAAAGGCAAAGATGATGTCACCAAGAGCCTGGAAGTTCCTCCATATTTTCTGCGTTGAGGTCAAGGCCCTGATGTTGATTCCAGTGAGACTTCCCTTAATTTTTCCTGTCTCTGAAGATAAAACAAACCAGAAGAGAACACTAAATCAGAACTTCATAATTCGACTAGGTTCTATCACCAATGGAGATAGCTTAGAAACATAAATAGAGCAGCTTAgcaagaaaaaatttcatgtgcCTGCAAGTTTGGCAATACTGAGGCCAAGTTCAATGGTGGAGTAGGCAAACGACATGAAGGCGGCGACGATCGACAGCCACCACAGCCGATTGAAATTGGGGATCtgagagaaaatgatttcaacGAAGCCAAACGCAATCATGTAAGGATTGCTGTTGATGTGACGTGGGTCCTCACCTTTCTCGTGGAAGCAATTGGACCTCTTGATAGCCCTGCAATGACCATGGAAGCCGATAAAATCAAACTCacataacttttgacaccatCGAAGTAGCAATCACTAGAATTCTCACTGCAAATATACTCACATCATGCTGGTGGAAGATGCAATGGTGTAACCAATGGCAACCCCAAATAGGTTCACGTATAGAACCAGCTCAAAAGCTTGATTTTGAGGCTACCTGGAGAATTTAATCAAAGAGAAGATTTTAGCACCCAACACAACATGATTGGACTTGACTCGGACATTAGTATGTGAATATGAACATGAACACAGATACAAATGTGACATACCAAGATTGTCACGGACAGCACCCATGTAGGTGTAGTTACGGTTGCCGGTGGTGGGGTCGCCGGAGCGATAACAGGTGGTGAGGAGGGTGGAGGTGTAGTAAGTGACAAAGGCAAATAGGAGCACGATGGTGGGGCCAGCAATCCAGCCGAGCTGCGCGATGGCCCAAGCCAGGGACGGGCCTCCAGATCCGATCAGTGCTGTGATTATGAGAGCGCTCGCTGTCCATACCGTCTCTGCATTTATTCACACACAAgccaagaaaatattcagtgcATCTTGTGTGCCAGCGTGACAAACCAGAAGGACTGTGATCACCCCCTTCTTTCCCCACCGAGCCTTCAGCCGATCGATGAAGAGAGACGAGTGAGGTCACATTGAAGAGGCGGGAGGAAATGGGCTCGGAGAAGTCACtgccggcgaggttgagccgTCTGAGCCAGCCGAGGAGGCCGAGCTCGAAGGGGATGCAGCCGAAGAGGTTCTTGCCAGCGAGGAAGAGGACGCGACCCGGCCGTGAGTGCAGGCGACGCCGGACCAGAGGGGCGGCGCGGTGGTTCGTCGGTCCTCCGAAGGCTTGGCGGAAGAGAGAGACTAGGGcgacagaagagagagagagagagcttgcgAGGGGATAATTTCTTGGTCGGGGCGGGAGGAAGAGGACGCTCAGCTTAAAGTTTGCTAGCTAGACAAGTTGGGCCCATTGAACATGTGTCGCATTTGTCAATCATCACATGATGCACCCAATGTAACATGTCACTAAACATTCTAGCTTTCCATTTTAATTTACTCCGttaaaatggaaaagagaagagaattgCTGCTTTAGCTAAAGCAAGAAAAGTGTACCATCCTCACCACACATCTTCAAATTTACTATTAATAGAATATACTGCCAGACAACATACTTGGAGATGTATAATTAGGAGGGTACCGTGGAAAGTATCTCtaagtatttttcaaaaaaaaaaggtcgtaATTTCAGCTACTCTCCTGAGATCACAACACGGGTTGACGTGAAATGCTTGCGGGGCTAGGCTACTGGCGagataaatttcttttttcactgaCTCTGTTTTATAGAaatagtcctttttttttcctgtgaaGAATATCTCATACTTTTGTCGCTTTATTCCGGGTTTGTTGGCGGTATTGACATGATGCCATTGATCTTGAAGACAGGTGATTCTTTGTGGTAGCTCGCCCAAGTCCTTCATAACAAGTCGTGGTAATTTTCACTTCACTCTTTTCAGGAAAGAAATGAAGACAGAAATAAAGTCACCTGTGAGTTTGGGACGACGGTCGTCATTGAAGCATTCGGAGCCATCTTCTGGGGGGACATCAATGGATGCATGGACGATCTGGTTGTTTGGATtctccatgagagagagagagagagagagagagagagagttggataATGGAATTGAGAGAGAGTTGGATAATGGAATTGAGAAGAAGGAATTAGAGTCGGTGTGGTTAGAGTGGCCAAGAGAAGAATGAAGTGAGAGGTGCAGGGAGGCCTGAGGGATGGCTGTAGATGGAGTTATATACAGCAAAAATTCAGAAGAGAGGGGTGGTATTGTGGAACTAGACTCGTGGGAACACAGACATGTTAAAAGTATGATTTTGCGGTTTGGAATCAAATGAAACCACTACAGGTCTCGTTTCATCCAAGTGCACATGAGCGGCCTTGTTTGCATCTAAATGCAcgtaaagaagaaaaattgggtaTCGTGGAAAGTCGACATGCATGCAAGGATgtaaaggagggagagagaaacagGATGTGAGGTCGGCATGGAGTCAGCAAAATGTCATTCGAACTCGTTGCCAAAAGATCGATGCTCATCTGCGTTTTCTATTTTCCTAGTGAATCCTATCAATATGATCAATCTAGAGCATAGGCCACTCGTAGCCAGCAATAATGGCAAGAGGGGAACCGACGTGGGAGAAACATTCGAGGGTCTTCACAATATGGGAAGAGAATTTGGTtggttaattaaaaaagaaagcatgtcATAGGTCACCTAATGATAAAATGACAATGTTCTTTCTAGTGTCTAATAATAACCTGATAGGTATTACACACATATGTTTGAGTTCCtagcaaaatcaaatttgattagCTATAGTAGCGAGTTGAAGAATAACAAAGGTTTGTTCgcattttttccccttcaaaACATGGTAGGTGATTTGATCCTCTTATCGAAGGGATGAAGACTATATCATATGTCAGTTGTTTATCCGGCTATGTTACTTCCGCTCTCGTTGTTGTATTGGATTAATGCCCTGAAAAATTTTGTCGGCCAAAAATTCCGATTAAAAGGTTATCACCACATCTCTAGATGGATAATACAAGTGGGAGTTTGCTCACGCACATGGAGATTATTATTGGTACATGGTACATAGAAATATCgctttctcatcttttctttggagATTATTCTAGGTACACGGTACACGGAAATATCGTTTCTCGTCTTTTCTCCGGAGATTGTTGTTGGAATATGGAAATATGTCTTTGTCGTCTTGGTATATGGGAGATATCGCTTTTCTTCGGAGATGACTCTTGGTGGGGGGTGTTGGCGTGATTGGTGCTGGCCCTTctatttgggaagaaattaTTTAGATTTGTTTTAATATGGGAAGAAATTATGCATATTCATTTTGATTtctgtaattttgggaattgccttatttttttatatattattattgtcTTCCTTTCCTATACTTCATCAATAAAATGGCAATCTCTTTCTCAAAGGTgatatgacaaaaagaaaactttgagAGAGGATCACCTGAGGACGTAGGCACATTGCTGAACCTTGTTAAATCATgtcttctttaatttcttcatggtatcagagcaggtaCATACCTTGTTTATGTGTTTGATCCATCCGTGTCCTTCTTTTTGGTGTATGCACAGTTGTTGTTCAAATCATGACTGATTTGAGTTCAGCCAATCCTAACCCCAGCTCCACCGCCACCGGTCAGCGACTCACCAATATATTACTGAATGAGAAGAACTTTCTTCCATGGTCTCGTGCTATTACTGTGACCCTTGGGGGCAGATCGAAGCTTGGTCATATTAATGGCTAAATAAAAGCGCCTCCTGAGAGGGATGCGAAATTTGATGAATCGCAAGCCAATGATAGTTTGGTTATGTCTTGGATTTTTAACTCTATGGAATCTCGAGTGTATGAGATTTTCACATATTCCCCTATAGCTCAAATCTTGTGGGAATCGCTGAATAAGATGTATGGACAAGCTCAGAATGCATCTCGAGTATTCGAATTGCAGATTGCTAACTCTAAGGGAGAACCCTCTCAATCTTTCACCAACCATCTTGGAAATATGAAGAGAAGGTGGGATGAACTTTGTCTGTATAGGCCAGCGACCCAAAATGTGGCGAATTATATTCGATAAGAGGAGCAAGATCGCGTCTTCCAGTTATTGGCTAGCATTGGGCCTGAGTATGAAGACGTGAGAAGACAAATTCTGATGAGTCCAAAATTGCCTACGTTTGATGAAGTCGTGGCTTGATTCAAGGAGAAGAGACAAGACGTCAAGTGATGAGTGTCTCACCTAGTCTTGATAAACCAATCTCTGAAAGTTCAGCTCATAAGGTTATGATGAACAACCAACGTGGTGAATTTGTGGCCAAATtggcaaagggaaaaaaataaaaggcccATTCAATTTCATTGTGACCATTGTGATAGAGATGGTcactccaaagacaagtgttggttacttcatcctcatcttcgtGCCAACAAAGATAAGGTTCAAGAAGCAAAACTTGCTATTCTAGGAAACTCTATAGAGTTTCAATCGAAATTGGAGTCCTTGGCACAACAATTTTAACAACTACTTTAGATGGAAGGGCAAGGGGTGATTGGTTCGGGATCTTTGGGTCCTTCATCAGATTCGGTCAACATGGTTAAAACATTAGGTGCCACTCTTTATCCAATCTAGTACTCAATTCGTCATAGATTCAGGAGCTACCGATCACATGTGCAACTCGACCAATTTACTTTTTAATGTCTCCTCTAGTGCCTCATATCAACCTATTACGTGGCTAACGGAATGCAGGTTCCAATGCAAAGAGCAGGACAACTTAAGTTGTTCTCACAGAAATTTGATGTTTTGGTTGTGCCTGATTTGTCTTCTAATTTACTTTCTGTGAGCAAGTGCACTAAAGAATTAAATTgcaatgtttcttctctccttcaAAGGTGTTGTTTCAAGATTGCAGTATCAAGAAGATGATTGGTGAAGGACGGCTACACAATGGCCTCTATGTCCTTGACTATCATACGAATGCCTTGGTGGCAAGGAAGAATGCGATAGATGCTTCAAGACTTTGGCACATGCGCATGGGTCATCCTTCTGACCGTGTGTTGCAAGCTATTGATAAAACTTTATTTCATAATTGCAATACTTGTGACTCTTGTCATTACGCTAAACAACATAGATTACCTTTTCCTCAAGGCTCTAATTTAGCTTTTGAAGTGTTTGATCTTGTACATTCGGATGTTTGGAGTGCTCCAATTGATTCAAGAGATGGTTTTAagtattttgtttcttttattgatgaaaaatcGCGAGCTACTTGGCTATACCTTCTCAAAGCTAAAAGTGATGTGGTCACTATTTTTCAGGAATTTTGTAGAATGATTCGaaatcaattcaaaacatgCATAAAGGTCTTATG
This genomic stretch from Eucalyptus grandis isolate ANBG69807.140 chromosome 3, ASM1654582v1, whole genome shotgun sequence harbors:
- the LOC104440368 gene encoding amino acid permease 3 encodes the protein MDQTHKQETVWTASALIITALIGSGGPSLAWAIAQLGWIAGPTIVLLFAFVTYYTSTLLTTCYRSGDPTTGNRNYTYMGAVRDNLAFELVLYVNLFGVAIGYTIASSTSMMAIKRSNCFHEKGEDPRHINSNPYMIAFGFVEIIFSQIPNFNRLWWLSIVAAFMSFAYSTIELGLSIAKLAETGKIKGSLTGINIRALTSTQKIWRNFQALGDIIFAFSYFLIFFEVQDTIRSSPSESKMTKKASLISIAATTLFYMICGCMGYAAFGDMAPKNLLAGFGFYNPCWMVDIANAAIVIQLVCAYQFNCQPLFDHVEKTLAKKFPNSQFISREIVSYKLKLLRLVWSTVFVIGTIFISMLLPFFNDIVGLLGALGFWPLTVFFPVELYIKQKKIPTWGTKWVCLQIVSVACLIITIAAAAGSVANVFLDLKSFKPFSTDY